In Methanofollis sp., a single window of DNA contains:
- the mpgP gene encoding mannosyl-3-phosphoglycerate phosphatase has protein sequence MHVIFTDLDGTLLDHDTYSFAAAAPALRLLSLKRCPLVICTSKTRAEIEVVRDKLGVSDPFISENGGAVFIPRGYFTVPVGHTREAGGYLVIELGAPYGRLRAAIREIRSKTGCKVIGFGDMTVEEVAHDAGLDRASARLARMREYDEPFVIPDPACVEAVLGEIEARGLRHTRGGRYFHLTGDNDKGRAVSLLAALFREEYGTVTTVGLGDSRNDLPMLAATDIPILVQKPDGSYEKAGQEVVHADGVGPEGWNRAVVKMLEKI, from the coding sequence ATCCACGTCATATTCACCGATCTGGACGGGACACTCCTGGACCACGACACGTATTCTTTTGCCGCCGCGGCCCCGGCACTCCGCCTCCTCTCCCTGAAGAGGTGCCCTCTTGTCATCTGCACGAGCAAGACAAGAGCCGAGATCGAGGTCGTCAGGGATAAACTGGGTGTCTCGGACCCGTTCATCAGCGAGAACGGGGGAGCAGTTTTCATCCCCCGCGGCTACTTCACCGTGCCTGTCGGCCACACCCGTGAGGCCGGGGGCTATCTGGTGATAGAACTCGGCGCGCCCTACGGTCGTCTGCGGGCGGCCATCAGGGAAATTCGGTCGAAGACCGGGTGCAAAGTCATAGGTTTCGGGGACATGACCGTCGAGGAGGTCGCCCATGACGCGGGGCTGGACCGTGCATCGGCACGTCTGGCCAGGATGAGGGAGTATGACGAACCCTTTGTCATCCCCGATCCCGCCTGTGTCGAGGCGGTCCTCGGGGAGATCGAAGCCCGGGGCCTCAGGCACACGCGGGGCGGCCGGTACTTCCACCTGACCGGCGATAATGACAAGGGCAGGGCCGTCTCTCTCCTTGCCGCTCTCTTCAGGGAGGAGTACGGGACGGTGACGACTGTCGGCCTTGGCGACAGCAGAAACGATCTTCCCATGCTTGCGGCGACAGACATCCCCATACTGGTCCAGAAGCCCGACGGGTCGTACGAAAAAGCTGGCCAGGAGGTGGTGCATGCCGACGGTGTGGGCCCTGAGGGCTGGAACCGGGCGGTCGTCAAGATGCTGGAAAAAATATAA